In Phycisphaeraceae bacterium, a genomic segment contains:
- a CDS encoding citryl-CoA lyase — MTSWPTAITEIAPNRVRVRGQDIAALMGSVSFGEAVHLILLGRLPTAEVGRLFEAMLVSSIDHGATPPSALAARTVASTGASLSASVAAGIMSINAHHGGAIEACARTLGQVLALAGAGSTLDEAAASVIAQAKTRGEKLAGFGHRVHTADPRTARLFELARQAGLDETRGHIAAARAIEAAFAASGKALPINVDGAIGAIAADLGVDCAIMNGLFMIARVPGLVAHVAEEKARMKPMRPITPGAAVYDGPGAAPADGGTGKAEGGTDTSEGKA; from the coding sequence ATGACGTCGTGGCCCACCGCGATCACCGAGATTGCCCCCAACCGCGTGCGGGTGCGCGGGCAGGATATTGCCGCGTTGATGGGGAGCGTGTCGTTCGGCGAGGCGGTACACCTGATTCTGCTGGGCCGGTTGCCGACGGCGGAGGTCGGGCGGCTCTTCGAGGCGATGCTGGTCTCGAGCATCGACCACGGCGCGACGCCGCCCAGCGCCCTGGCTGCGCGCACGGTCGCGAGCACTGGGGCGAGCCTCAGCGCGAGTGTGGCGGCGGGGATCATGAGCATCAACGCTCATCACGGCGGGGCGATCGAGGCTTGTGCGCGGACGCTGGGGCAGGTGCTGGCGCTGGCCGGGGCCGGGAGCACGCTCGACGAGGCGGCGGCGAGCGTGATTGCTCAAGCAAAGACGCGCGGCGAGAAACTGGCCGGCTTTGGTCATCGCGTCCACACCGCCGACCCGAGGACGGCGCGGCTGTTTGAACTGGCGCGCCAGGCCGGGCTCGACGAGACGCGCGGGCACATCGCGGCGGCCCGGGCGATCGAGGCGGCGTTTGCGGCCAGCGGCAAGGCGCTGCCGATCAATGTCGATGGAGCGATCGGGGCCATCGCGGCCGATCTCGGGGTTGACTGCGCGATCATGAACGGGCTGTTCATGATCGCGCGGGTTCCGGGGCTGGTCGCGCACGTCGCCGAGGAAAAGGCGCGCATGAAGCCGATGCGACCGATCACGCCGGGGGCGGCGGTCTATGACGGGCCCGGGGCGGCCCCGGCCGACGGCGGGACAGGCAAAGCC